In one Dermacentor variabilis isolate Ectoservices chromosome 4, ASM5094787v1, whole genome shotgun sequence genomic region, the following are encoded:
- the LOC142579324 gene encoding sialin-like isoform X1: MQQPQQNGQNPGEESAPLMMKPVHKDGAALPVESPPKIKKHRKGEKLFDFIPCRHVFVLMGFLGLLNVYSLRVNLSVALVAMVKSVDSGDKYHNHSECSYSYANATDAYSNKTEDQKPEAGEFEWDSYTQGIILGSFFYGYVITQLPGGRIAEVLGARWMFGLGVFFTAVLTLAIPVASRAHYGALIAIRVLQGLGEGVTYPAMHSMLAQWSPKFERSTATALVHAGAHVGAMAALTFSGFLAASSFLGGWPAVFYVFGFLGCVWFVFWMFLVYDSPEDHPRITQEEYDYILINQGEEKVQKNLKIPWKPIAMSKGLWALSLAHFGSNWIYYTFLTIIPSYLSTILLYDIKKNGLISSLPYLLTTITSCLASVYADVLRKKGIMSTTAIRKFFNTSAAVVPALLLIGMPLAGCDRVWSVVLLSLAGAALGVREVGFMVTHIDMSPDFAGTLLGVTNTIGNLPGFLMPYVAGVLTSEENSIRTWSYFYYIAAAVGIICAAAFLFFGTAELQPWGKGTAAQEPAVMDEKEKPAKEESKTESSRL, from the exons ATTTCATTCCATGCCGACACGTCTTCGTTCTTATGGGATTTCTAGGTCTGCTGAACGTGTATTCCTTACGTGTCAACCTCAGCGTCGCTCTCGTGGCCATGGTGAAAAGTGTCGATTCGGGAGACAAGTATCACAACCATTCGGAATGCAGCTACAGTTATGCTAACGCGACGGATGCGTACTCTAACAAGACGGAAGACCAGAAGCCG GAGGCGGGCGAGTTCGAGTGGGACAGCTACACGCAGGGCATCATCCTCGGTTCCTTCTTCTATGGCTACGTGATCACGCAACTGCCCGGTGGCCGCATCGCCGAGGTGCTGGGCGCCAGGTGGATGTTCGGGCTGGGCGTGTTCTTCACCGCGGTGCTCACGCTCGCCATCCCCGTCGCGTCGAGAGCCCACTACGGCGCCCTGATTGCCATCCGCGTTCTCCAGGGACTCGGAGAA GGCGTTACGTACCCAGCAATGCACTCGATGCTGGCGCAATGGTCTCCCAAGTTCGAGCGCTCCACTGCCACTGCCCTGGTTCACGCCGGAGCCCACGTGGGTGCCATGGCCGCGCTCACCTTCTCGGGGTTCCTTGCGGCGTCGTCGTTTCTCGGCGGCTGGCCAGCTGTATTCTACGTCTTCG GCTTTCTAGGCTGCGTATggttcgtattttggatgttccTAGTCTATGATAGCCCCGAAGACCATCCTCGAATCACTCAAGAGGAATATGACTACATTTTGATCAACCAAggtgaagaaaaagtacaaaag AACCTGAAGATACCATGGAAGCCCATCGCCATGTCGAAGGGACTGTGGGCTCTCTCTCTGGCGCACTTTGGATCAAATTGGATATACTACACATTCCTTACCATCATTCCCTCGTATTTGTCTACAATCCTTCTCTACGACATCAAAAAG AATGGTCTCATCTCTTCGCTCCCGTACCTCCTCACCACGATCACCAGCTGTTTGGCGAGCGTTTACGCTGACGTGCTGCGAAAGAAGGGCATCATGAGCACCACAGCCATCCGGAAGTTTTTCAACACTTCCG CCGCTGTGGTGCCCGCACTTCTGCTGATCGGGATGCCGTTGGCCGGATGCGACAGAGTTTGGTCCGTGGTGCTCCTCAGCCTAGCCGGGGCGGCGCTCGGCGTCCGAGAAGTGGGATTCATGGTCACCCACATCGACATGTCGCCCGATTTCGCCG GAACACTTCTTGGAGTCACAAACACCATCGGAAATCTCCCTGGATTTCTCATGCCATACGTCGCTGGAGTGCTAACCAGTGAAGAA AACTCGATCCGGACGTGGAGCTACTTTTACTACATCGCCGCAGCCGTAGGCATCATCTGCGCAGCCGCTTTCCTGTTCTTCGGCACCGCCGAACTTCAGCCTTGGGGCAAGGGCACCGCAGCACAGGAACCGGCTGTCATGGACGAGAAGGAGAAACCGGCCAAGGAGGAGAGCAAGACGGAAAGCTCGAGACTCTAG
- the LOC142579324 gene encoding sialin-like isoform X2, producing the protein MMKPVHKDGAALPVESPPKIKKHRKGEKLFDFIPCRHVFVLMGFLGLLNVYSLRVNLSVALVAMVKSVDSGDKYHNHSECSYSYANATDAYSNKTEDQKPEAGEFEWDSYTQGIILGSFFYGYVITQLPGGRIAEVLGARWMFGLGVFFTAVLTLAIPVASRAHYGALIAIRVLQGLGEGVTYPAMHSMLAQWSPKFERSTATALVHAGAHVGAMAALTFSGFLAASSFLGGWPAVFYVFGFLGCVWFVFWMFLVYDSPEDHPRITQEEYDYILINQGEEKVQKNLKIPWKPIAMSKGLWALSLAHFGSNWIYYTFLTIIPSYLSTILLYDIKKNGLISSLPYLLTTITSCLASVYADVLRKKGIMSTTAIRKFFNTSAAVVPALLLIGMPLAGCDRVWSVVLLSLAGAALGVREVGFMVTHIDMSPDFAGTLLGVTNTIGNLPGFLMPYVAGVLTSEENSIRTWSYFYYIAAAVGIICAAAFLFFGTAELQPWGKGTAAQEPAVMDEKEKPAKEESKTESSRL; encoded by the exons ATTTCATTCCATGCCGACACGTCTTCGTTCTTATGGGATTTCTAGGTCTGCTGAACGTGTATTCCTTACGTGTCAACCTCAGCGTCGCTCTCGTGGCCATGGTGAAAAGTGTCGATTCGGGAGACAAGTATCACAACCATTCGGAATGCAGCTACAGTTATGCTAACGCGACGGATGCGTACTCTAACAAGACGGAAGACCAGAAGCCG GAGGCGGGCGAGTTCGAGTGGGACAGCTACACGCAGGGCATCATCCTCGGTTCCTTCTTCTATGGCTACGTGATCACGCAACTGCCCGGTGGCCGCATCGCCGAGGTGCTGGGCGCCAGGTGGATGTTCGGGCTGGGCGTGTTCTTCACCGCGGTGCTCACGCTCGCCATCCCCGTCGCGTCGAGAGCCCACTACGGCGCCCTGATTGCCATCCGCGTTCTCCAGGGACTCGGAGAA GGCGTTACGTACCCAGCAATGCACTCGATGCTGGCGCAATGGTCTCCCAAGTTCGAGCGCTCCACTGCCACTGCCCTGGTTCACGCCGGAGCCCACGTGGGTGCCATGGCCGCGCTCACCTTCTCGGGGTTCCTTGCGGCGTCGTCGTTTCTCGGCGGCTGGCCAGCTGTATTCTACGTCTTCG GCTTTCTAGGCTGCGTATggttcgtattttggatgttccTAGTCTATGATAGCCCCGAAGACCATCCTCGAATCACTCAAGAGGAATATGACTACATTTTGATCAACCAAggtgaagaaaaagtacaaaag AACCTGAAGATACCATGGAAGCCCATCGCCATGTCGAAGGGACTGTGGGCTCTCTCTCTGGCGCACTTTGGATCAAATTGGATATACTACACATTCCTTACCATCATTCCCTCGTATTTGTCTACAATCCTTCTCTACGACATCAAAAAG AATGGTCTCATCTCTTCGCTCCCGTACCTCCTCACCACGATCACCAGCTGTTTGGCGAGCGTTTACGCTGACGTGCTGCGAAAGAAGGGCATCATGAGCACCACAGCCATCCGGAAGTTTTTCAACACTTCCG CCGCTGTGGTGCCCGCACTTCTGCTGATCGGGATGCCGTTGGCCGGATGCGACAGAGTTTGGTCCGTGGTGCTCCTCAGCCTAGCCGGGGCGGCGCTCGGCGTCCGAGAAGTGGGATTCATGGTCACCCACATCGACATGTCGCCCGATTTCGCCG GAACACTTCTTGGAGTCACAAACACCATCGGAAATCTCCCTGGATTTCTCATGCCATACGTCGCTGGAGTGCTAACCAGTGAAGAA AACTCGATCCGGACGTGGAGCTACTTTTACTACATCGCCGCAGCCGTAGGCATCATCTGCGCAGCCGCTTTCCTGTTCTTCGGCACCGCCGAACTTCAGCCTTGGGGCAAGGGCACCGCAGCACAGGAACCGGCTGTCATGGACGAGAAGGAGAAACCGGCCAAGGAGGAGAGCAAGACGGAAAGCTCGAGACTCTAG